A genome region from Cryptosporidium parvum Iowa II chromosome 8, whole genome shotgun sequence includes the following:
- a CDS encoding SYG1/ ERD1 like integral membrane protein required for retention of ER lumen proteins, with 8-10 transmembrane domains, whose product MKFADKIESLESTKWGGRFINYRSLIQTLNQCHSNLLNSIGKESNLAALKEQANHIDVSYRPLNKDVSDHFVSKLEQFHLSLRHNIDVVILSYNKILKDNSDHLECISTLLDDKSAQIGSKLHLPNLILDIWKTFDDLQEYALVNKLAVLKLLMRRDELFDFYLENLPSSESFTSCFDKLEDGSVSREKLIELFSRSKDLLENSPNYDSTKYNSQKDQSSTNIVFNKIKTQGFDTLYKSSVFELEALMEYGLKSGKTIGKSLFNPDFKMSFLMGICVVLLVNLFVICRLPVVNSEYSIQGTLAIFPLFRLVLMGIFVLWGSGISICIMEYYGVNYKYMIGMDPNSRVAATTIFSFAALQTIVWIIIFTLFITDYRLGISLFSYFNIEYYPLWVYPALLMAIEFSLLFIPSKTFTYEYRKAIFYSILEVFSHGIIPKVVNVTLRANIVGDIFTTLSKPFGDVEYTITFFVFVIKNKGDVLPTSLFNFLSNYRWMQTIALALPYEIRFFQCGMRYLTDESPSRRNHLFNMGKYTTGLAIAIVATVPWTTVTSMSPFIARLLWFVCYITGTIYMFIWDIYMDWGLMKERSSFLRSKSIYPSWYYFLVAFYNLIGRLTWAITLIPITIIDDIQINAALINLFVATIEVFRRTLWCTIRLEWEQVHLNSKQPANLWVSSNKNKLSY is encoded by the coding sequence ATGAAGTTTGCAGACAAGATTGAGTCACTTGAATCAACAAAATGGGGCGgaagatttattaattatcgCAGCCTTATACAAACTTTAAACCAATGCCACTCGAATTTGTTGAATTCAATTGGGAAAGAATCTAATTTAGCTGCGTTAAAAGAACAAGCAAATCACATCGATGTTTCTTATAGGCCACTTAATAAAGATGTATCTGATCACTTTGTTTCGAAGTTAGAGCAGTTTCATCTATCATTAAGACATAATATAGATGTTGTCATATTGAGTTATAATaagatattaaaagataataGTGATCATCTAGAATGTATTTCTACTTTACTTGATGATAAATCAGCGCAAATAGGCTCTAAACTGCATTTGCCAAACCTGATTTTGGATATTTGGAAAACATTTGATGATTTACAGGAATATGCTCTAGTAAATAAACTAGCTGTTTTGAAACTTTTGATGAGACGcgatgaattatttgatttttatttagaaaatttaCCAAGCAGTGAATCATTCACCTCTTGCTTTGATAAGCTTGAAGATGGTTCAGTTTCGCGAgagaaattaattgaattattttctagATCAAAGGATCTCTTAGAAAATTCACCTAATTATGATTCAACTAAGTATAACTCTCAGAAAGATCAATCAAGTacaaatattgtttttaataagaTTAAAACTCAGGGATTCGATACCTTATATAAATCTTCAGTTTTTGAGCTTGAAGCACTGATGGAATATGGGTTGAAGTCAGGAAAAACGATCGgtaaatcattatttaatccAGATTTTAAAATGTCATTTTTAATGGGCATTTGTGTTGTCCTGCTTGTTAATCTATTTGTTATATGCCGTCTTCCGGTGGTGAATAGCGAGTACAGCATACAAGGAACACTGGCGATATTTCCGTTGTTCAGACTTGTATTGATGGGTATTTTCGTATTATGGGGTTCTGGTATTTCCATTTGCATCATGGAGTATTATGGCGtgaattataaatatatgatTGGAATGGATCCTAACAGCAGAGTTGCTGCGACTACGATATTCTCTTTTGCCGCATTACAAACTATAGtttggattattattttcactttatttattacagATTATCGTTTGGGAATTTCTCTGTTCAGCTATTTCAATATAGAATATTATCCGCTATGGGTTTATCCTGCCTTATTAATGGCTATTGAGTTTTCCCTTTTATTCATTCCAAGTAAAACATTCACTTACGAGTACAGAAAAGCCATATTTTACTCGATACTGGAAGTCTTTAGTCATGGGATTATACCAAAAGTTGTAAATGTTACTCTTAGAGCTAATATTGTTGGTGATATTTTTACAACACTTTCGAAACCATTTGGCGACGTAGAATACACCATTacattttttgtatttgtaATTAAGAATAAGGGTGATGTACTCCCAACTTCTCTATTTAACTTCTTATCTAATTATAGATGGATGCAGACTATTGCATTGGCTCTCCCTTATGAGATAAGATTTTTTCAATGTGGTATGAGATACTTGACTGATGAGTCACCTAGTAGAAGAAACCATCTCTTTAATATGGGTAAGTACACAACTGGTTTGGCAATTGCAATAGTCGCTACCGTCCCCTGGACAACTGTAACATCGATGTCTCCCTTCATAGCTAGACTTTTATGGTTTGTCTGCTATATCACAGGTACAATTTATATGTTTATTTGGGATATTTATATGGACTGGGGACTAATGAAAGAAAGGTCTTCGTTTCTTCGCTCTAAATCTATTTATCCTAGTTGGTACTACTTCTTGGTTGCATTTTATAACTTGATTGGTCGTTTAACCTGGGCGATTACTCTAATCCCTATAACAATTATCGATGACATACAAATCAATGCCGCactaattaatttgtttgtGGCAACAATAGAAGTTTTTAGAAGAACGCTTTGGTGTACAATAAGACTTGAGTGGGAGCAAGTACATTTGAACTCAAAACAGCCTGCAAACTTGTGGGTAAGctcaaataaaaacaaattatcATATTAG
- a CDS encoding Smc ABC ATpase, giving the protein MLTEELDCNILLQRNNLCEKGWRVGQIKRVIINDIGGHEFIDISLLPGVNLITGGNGSGKSSLVSAIALLCGWSGRKAGKDANLNKYVRIGANKGTVCIHFANNDNKFQRGYFNDIYGEEIIIERNIYLKGNSNYTFRGSKSSSPIHRSFNAKHHLSQFRAYANIIINNPVTFLTQMDAKYLIREQNSPKSLYDFFQRAHLFDYSWKHLAEEQRRIEKAEIISKSLNNDLKQLESELEEFNSMKELIQTYNKLQIHRRNLESINIVASIKNLSLSINSLLFQSEELYKAKSALDIEELNKRIIESEREIYDSQSEINNFHSEHEVNINKHKRLTIELEQICDKFNSYTKQIKEIKGEISSLEKEVEFKQENYDSNQEKKKLHFKGELLEKIKASKEKINILKSKKENLILLSLNKKNELTTLFEQIKENKAKINLFSDEKLSFNLKLDEIKNILETDRKSLKYDSDLEQSNKSNSTETGYIAYHNSKINDSKGKESLAVIYSRLYDYFTDEDFEIIFGYSKFVHNKIIKQLEKIEKGVKIIGPIALHIFPKSEFYYNEKILSILDEIIGGRFERYDTISGYKIRRNYKYWLVENSETRKELISLFKNNNVFLEPSLIYIRSSFNQKYELSAVRKKFPKVGLAVIDLIHVENDEVFNFLIDNFQIETTFIFMNDHEMDLIYDYSLNIRRAHCLANYSFKYRRGGIVVAPEICIPKQHATSKIVIRKLNDIFQLRNYGSDLCADQKEKKKFNFPEKIEIKRLLELNIIENENKKKEIIKKIIEIEEKNNDLKLSITNHDNKASYIRNEISSFETELEDITKEEQIINMKIVELETELRKLDRDEKHIFNVNISEINHLSTKLSELNQLLTVIEEKISYEEKLMKNKEADIEKLKIILDNEKEFIKLKEQKHKILKINKNSLLNEKPQIEVKINQITNKINQLNTEIDFKKNELKGLKNKYRTINTKFCAANESEIGTDFLITNDLLSTLEYFNCCLNLSGDIEPFPDCSTIELWKSNISRQMDTIFLEIMEKSKIFGFNVTQRNCSEDLINKILDTINIKYEKYKEKINELQEENKLLNQNRTNLNRRIQRLQKDHIRCGKNVNLQFKHYFSIFWSKTMRPHLKFDHDKSILSIYVIPDTATVKKPKQTESHLSSERNSTSCKDQLNNFVSREIQSLSGGESSSIGISLLLALSQNNSSPFHLFDEPDVYMDDIRRMTMIRSLIEFERLCSKGKITFNRQVLFITPHSEIVPHIKENYADIIHVVQLIKR; this is encoded by the coding sequence ATGCTTACTGAAGAATTAGATTGTAATATCTTATTGCAGCGGAATAACCTTTGTGAGAAAGGTTGGAGAGTCGGTCAAATCAAGagagtaataataaatgacATAGGAGGGCACgaatttattgatattagTCTACTTCCTGGGGTTAATTTAATAACAGGCGGAAATGGAAGTGGCAAAAGCAGCTTAGTTTCTGCAATTGCTCTGTTATGTGGCTGGAGCGGTAGAAAGGCTGGTAAGGACgcaaatttgaataaatatgtTAGAATAGGTGCAAATAAGGGTACTGTCTGCATACACTTTGCAAATAATGATAACAAATTCCAAAGAGGAtattttaatgatatttatGGGGAAGAAATAATCATTGAACgcaatatttatttgaaggGTAATTCGAATTATACTTTTAGAGGCTCTAAATCTAGTTCTCCAATTCACAGATCTTTCAATGCAAAACACCACTTGTCTCAATTTCGTGCCTATGCAAACATAATCATTAATAACCCTGTAACGTTTTTAACACAAATGGATGCAAAATATCTTATTCGTGAGCAAAACTCACCAAAATCTTTATACGATTTTTTCCAAAGAGCGCATTTATTTGATTACTCATGGAAACATTTGGCTGAAGAACAACGTCGCATTGAAAAAGcagaaattatttccaaatcattaaataatgacTTGAAACAATTGGAAAGTGAACtggaagaatttaataGTATGAAAGAACTAATTCAGacatataataaattgcAAATACATCGGAGAAATCTTGAAAGTATAAATATTGTGGCATCcataaaaaatttgagCTTATCAATCaattctcttctttttcagTCTGAAGAGCTTTATAAAGCCAAGTCAGCATTAGATATTGAGGagttaaataaaagaataatcGAAAGTGAAAGAGAAATCTATGATTCTCAAtctgaaataaataattttcattcAGAACATGAggtcaatattaataagcATAAAAGGCTAACAATTGAACTGGAACAAATATgtgataaatttaattcatatactaaacaaattaaagaaataaaaggCGAAATTTCAAGCttagaaaaagaagttGAATTTAAACAAGAGAATTATGACTCgaatcaagaaaaaaaaaaattgcatTTTAAAGGAGAATTATTAGAGAAAATTAAAgcttcaaaagaaaaaattaatattctgaagtctaaaaaagaaaatttaattttactctcactaaataaaaaaaatgaactAACAACATTAtttgaacaaattaaagaaaataaggccaaaattaatttattttctgatGAGAAGCTATCATTTAATCTCAAGTTAGATGAAATCAAGAATATTTTGGAAACAGATAGGAAATCTCTTAAATATGATTCTGATTTAGAGcaatcaaataaatctaaTTCTACAGAAACAGGATATATTGCATATCATAACTCCAAGATTAACGACTCCAAAGGTAAAGAAAGTTTGGCAGTTATATATTCAAGATTGTATGATTACTTTACAGACGAGGATTTCGAAATTATATTTggttattcaaaatttgtacataataaaattattaaacaactcgaaaaaattgaaaaaggGGTGAAAATAATTGGTCCAATTGCTCTCCATATTTTTCCCAAATCTGAATTCtattataatgaaaaaatattaagtaTACTTGATGAAATTATAGGTGGAAGGTTCGAGAGGTATGATACTATATCTGGCTACAAAATTAGgagaaattataaatattggCTAGTTGAAAATTCAGAAACAAGGAAAGAATTGATTTCATTgtttaaaaataacaatgTTTTCTTAGAACcttcattaatttatataagGTCTTCATTCaatcaaaaatatgaaCTATCTGCTGTTCGTAAAAAATTCCCAAAAGTAGGATTAGCCgtaattgatttaatacacgttgaaaatgatgaagtttttaattttctaataGATAACTTCCAAATAGAAACAACTTTTATCTTCATGAATGACCACGAAATGGATTTGATATATGATTACAGtcttaatattagaagGGCACATTGTCTAGCtaattattcatttaaatATCGAAGAGGTGGAATAGTAGTTGCCCCAGAAATTTGTATCCCTAAGCAACATGCAACATCAAAAATCGTCATTAggaaattaaatgatatttttcaattaagaAATTATGGATCTGATTTATGTGCtgatcaaaaagaaaaaaaaaaatttaacttTCCAGAAAAAATCGAAATAAAACGACTATTagaattgaatataatagaGAATGAGAATAAAAAGaaggaaattattaaaaaaattatagaaatcgaggaaaaaaataatgatttaaaacTTTCAATAACAAATCATGATAATAAAGCCTCCTATATTCGTAATGAAATATCTAGCTTTGAGACTGAATTGGAAGATATTACTAAAGAAGAGCAAATAATTAACATGAAAATTGTAGAGTTAGAAACAGAGCTTCGGAAACTTGATAGGGATGAAAAACACATTTTCaatgtaaatatttctGAGATTAATCATTTATCTACGAAGTTAAGTGAACTTAATCAACTTCTTACTgtaattgaagaaaaaattagttATGaggaaaaattaatgaaaaataaagaagccgatatagaaaaattaaaaattatccTCGATAATGAAAAGGAGTTTATCAAGTTAAAAGAACAGAAAcataaaattttgaaaattaataaaaattctttaCTTAACGAAAAACCCCAAATCgaagtaaaaataaatcagaTAACtaacaaaataaatcagTTAAATACtgaaattgattttaaaaaaaatgagttGAAAGgcttgaaaaataaatatcgAACGATTAATACCAAATTTTGCGCTGCTAATGAATCTGAAATTGGAACTGACTTCCTGATTACCAATGATCTATTGTCTACACTCGAATACTTTAATTGTTGTTTAAATTTGTCAGGAGATATTGAACCCTTTCCAGATTGTTCAACTATAGAACTTTGGAAATCAAACATATCTAGACAAATGGATACTAtttttttagaaattatggaaaaatcaaaaattttcGGGTTCAATGTTACCCAGAGAAATTGTTCAGAAGACTTAATTAACAAAATACTGGACactataaatataaagtaTGAAAAATACAAGgagaaaataaatgaattacAAGAAGAAAACAAGCTTTTAAATCAGAACAGAACGAATCTAAATAGAAGGATCCAACGGTTACAAAAAGATCATATTCGCTGCGGAAAAAATGTAAATTTACAATTCAAGCATTacttttctattttttggTCAAAAACAATGCGCCCTCATCTCAAGTTCGACCATGACAAGTCGATCTTGAGTATCTATGTTATTCCTGATACTGCTACTGTGAAAAAACCTAAACAGACTGAAAGCCATTTATCTTCTGAAAGAAATTCTACATCCTGCAAAGATCAACTCAACAATTTTGTGAGTAGGGAAATTCAATCTCTAAGTGGTGGAGAGAGTAGTAGTATTGGTATATCGCTTCTATTAGCGTTATCCCAAAACAACTCTTCACCGTTCCACCTCTTTGATGAACCAGACGTATATATGGATGACATCCGGAGAATGACGATGATTCGGTCATTAATAGAATTCGAACGTTTGTGCTCAAAAGgaaaaataacttttaatAGGCaagttttatttattacacCCCATAGTGAAATCGTGCCacatattaaagaaaattatgCCGATATAATTCATGTTGTACAACTAATTAAAAGATAG
- a CDS encoding membrane associated protein, transmembrane domain near C-terminus has translation MCINFLGLFSLIYLYSYLFFDQNTGYLIEVNLLKNKHEKSSFSTDESEDETSIIDDINISELNEANSQIDIKDNSRNIFIKETHNNQTINQHDYISVSGKSHYKSPQKVELSTIKPFKLIKKPKIESLQIDEFAFMVRPNERMIGIEHFVINEIERLNTKYNNISAGSEITEGESSIKNNKYNNFGYFSFPGNVKDEIFSKEIYLRTIPYARYTPLFIEVRSSSYNAALHGIYKREESMQLSQSDERFPWYVEPIIRPVYRRIYPEPSLYIFFLNFPIERWCIGDTWPINNPKISVGQIYAEIIGRPYSPAYTRGWYVQPRKFSAHDIVPYVELDPSTPLRNPLPVTIPKEMESKRVLVFDKDLIVEEARPFTFIPKESIILEHIPLVESPDDLQVFPGCPNPHLSKFSGLTKYKISSCIPPSRGTLDIIINGANGYFSNALYSWEGFFKSRPYFVQRGPLRSEDVSLQSSIVEYPGNSLYLWSFVNESNAISWIISRQLGNTSPSQILAIWRRPSNSRIKSEVDWPAERGMELEPDGWAFLKPPFKKKYVHNIPNSNFVEEKVFVRIIGIKPKHVKMVINGGTDDINGDYFHLGEYLGFPFFRQKRNKKKNHPGYVLYRGIVINKSKDTWVIGTTLGSIHGIKAYAVDYIRNGHSNKFDSRLGFQYFGGTRWPHQLPIRSWRVWGPSDENIKINIYSNELKGINSEEVTKSIEFKWRSFESLYITMEYLNPISLFKQHLSPVIGNIHSDLRQETINTNTDPISLDLSDLNKNSSGDLNDVKNHKYQALDLNPNNLSYDIINSNVDEDKVIFVGKEKKSISNRIIGILSISGSIFIGIFIWILIKSKFHRDKVEFNQEIILGNPKGIAHPNSKFR, from the coding sequence ATGTGTATTAATTTTCTGGGactattttcattaatatacCTATAtagttatttattttttgaccAAAATACTGGTTATTTAATCGAGGTTAACTTACTAAAAAATAAGCATGAAAAAAGTTCGTTTTCTACAGATGAAAGCGAAGATGAAACTTCAATTATagatgatattaatatttcagaGTTAAATGAAGCTAACTCTCAAATagatattaaagataattcgaggaatatttttattaaagagaCCCACAATAATCAAACAATCAATCAACATGATTATATTTCTGTTTCTGGGAAGTCGCATTATAAATCTCCCCAAAAGGTAGAATTATCTACCATTAAGCCATTTAAACTAATCAAAAAACCAAAAATAGAAAGTCTTCAAATTGACGAGTTTGCATTTATGGTGAGACCTAACGAAAGAATGATCGGAATTGAACattttgttattaatgAGATTGAAAGACTAAATACAAagtataataatattagcGCAGGAAGTGAAATTACCGAAGGAGAAAGTTcgattaaaaataataaatataataattttggatatttttcatttccaGGAAATGtaaaagatgaaattttttcgaaagaaatatatttacgTACTATTCCATATGCAAGATATACTCCACTATTTATTGAAGTCCGTAGTTCCTCATATAATGCTGCATTACATGGAATATATAAGAGAGAAGAATCAATGCAATTGTCTCAAAGTGATGAAAGGTTTCCTTGGTATGTTGAGCCAATTATTAGGCCAGTTTATAGAAGAATTTATCCTGAGCCAAGCTTgtacatattttttttaaatttccCCATAGAAAGATGGTGTATTGGAGATACTTGGCCAATTAATAACCCAAAAATATCAGTTGGACAAATTTATGCAGAAATAATTGGAAGGCCATACTCCCCTGCATACACTAGAGGATGGTATGTTCAGCCAAGAAAGTTTAGTGCTCATGATATAGTTCCATACGTCGAACTAGATCCTAGCACCCCCTTGAGGAATCCATTACCTGTTACAATACCTAAAGAAATGGAGTCTAAGCGTGTATTGGTTTTTGATAAGGATTTGATTGTTGAAGAAGCAAGACCATTTACTTTTATACCTAAGGAATCAATTATTCTTGAACATATTCCTTTAGTTGAATCACCCGACGATTTACAAGTATTTCCGGGTTGTCCCAATCCTCATTTAAGTAAATTTAGCGGATTAacaaaatacaaaatttcTTCATGTATACCACCTTCACGGGGAACTTTagatattataattaatggTGCGAATGGATACTTCTCTAATGCCTTATATAGTTGGGAGGGATTTTTTAAGAGTAGGCCATACTTTGTACAAAGGGGGCCCTTAAGAAGTGAGGACGTTAGCTTACAAAGTTCAATAGTAGAATACCCTGGAAATAGTCTGTACCTTTGGTCATTTGTTAATGAGTCAAATGCCATATCGTGGATTATTTCAAGGCAATTGGGAAATACTAGCCCCAGCCAAATTTTGGCTATTTGGAGAAGGCCAAGCaattcaagaattaaatCCGAAGTTGATTGGCCTGCTGAAAGAGGGATGGAATTAGAGCCTGATGGTTGGGCATTTTTGAAACCCccatttaaaaagaaatatgtgcataatattccaaatagTAATTTTGTTGAAGAAAAAGTTTTTGTCAGAATTATAGGTATCAAACCAAAACATGTTAAAATGGTAATAAATGGAGGCACTGATGATATCAATGGagattattttcatttggGAGAATATCTAGGATTCCCTTTCTTTAgacaaaaaagaaataagaagaaaaatcaCCCTGGATACGTGTTGTATCGAGGGatagtaattaataaatccaaAGATACTTGGGTAATTGGAACTACGTTAGGGAGCATTCATGGAATAAAGGCATATGCTGTTGATTATATTCGCAATGGCCATTCTAATAAGTTCGACTCAAGGTTAGGATTTCAATACTTTGGAGGAACAAGATGGCCTCATCAACTACCTATCAGGTCATGGAGGGTTTGGGGGCCATCagatgaaaatataaagatCAATATCTACAGTAATGAACTTAAGGGCATAAATTCAGAAGAAGTTACAAAGtctattgaatttaaatggAGAAGCTTTGAGTCGTTATACATTACaatggaatatttaaacccaatttcattatttaagcAACATCTATCTCCTgttattggaaatattcACTCGGATTTGAGACAAGAGACAATTAACACAAATACTGACCCAATATCGTTGGACCTTAGCgatttaaacaaaaattccTCTGGCGATTTAAACGATGTCAAAAATCATAAATATCAAGCACTAGAtttaaatccaaataatttgagTTATGATATTATCAATTCAAATGTTGATGAAGataaagtaatttttgttgggaaagaaaaaaaaagtatttcCAATAGAATAATAGGGATTTTGAGTATTTCTGGATCGATATTCATAGGAATATTTATCTGGATACTtattaaaagtaaatttCATCGAGATAAAGTCGAGTTTAatcaagaaattattttgggTAATCCGAAAGGAATTGCGCACCCTAACAGTAAATTTAGataa
- a CDS encoding adaptin AP complex subunit alpha, translating to MGTFFCFHTSERTIRKINREINYITKSKKKFDEKSNKFILNALKYDGKKSKILVDIIKIEISSSNTIFEKRFLYLCLLDRLIIGNATYLQLAYQNNLLSCIVMLSDSTNKKELFKYSEKEEEIMLLCNLAASCLNKWYEKYSSVNDESIELLSEFVNNYFVNSSNTENDSQENGMGNNELNNLKNNQNDFLISEESNILNGLKPQGYTSLSNQVLDNSDSSCSFEMEVDPDLFDVTSKVNGNSSCKIVLNQDSSVENKFIEEGIIETCDKDINLTAIEPKTIKIDCVEDSNMSEIETIETKYSLLKEKYLFLVQKNEYLLSRLEYYEDFNLLSKRITRDNQSLKKNNFELFSNLPNNIDLSSSFLENFGNLILNNDWVLFEDNLIQMGVKFQFSENIGSFSLYLGNKLPNRLEDFTITFDYSYIHPRTLSIIKKNEIEYPSYVSGKQQICLIFNVECNDVYFGVPTVIVKFLLADNTPKVIEIPFPLLVSKFSYEEEQYSNDFISNLWHSEVYLMSQASTEINTRSSINRISDVVNKCKLNESFYLLIENENNEETDKIIYLHGNVLNRKVIIQIRESTPNSYILRVRSDSGILSNSILSIVIFQIKDDTF from the coding sequence atgggaacatttttttgtttccaTACATCAGAAAGGACGATACGTAAGATAAATCgtgaaattaattatattactaAGTCGAAGAAAAAGTTCGATGAGAAgtcaaataaattcattttaaaTGCATTAAAATACGATGGAAAAAAGTCAAAAATTTTGGTTGacataattaaaattgaaatatctaGTTCAAATactatttttgaaaaaaggTTTTTATATTTGTGTCTGTTAGATAgattaattattggaaatgCAACATATTTACAGTTGGcatatcaaaataatttactttCATGTATTGTTATGCTTTCAGATAGTACAAATAAGAAAGAACTGTTTAAATATTCcgaaaaagaagaggaaaTAATGCTTTTATGCAACCTTGCGGCATCCTGCCTTAACAAATGGTATGAGAAGTATTCGAGTGTAAATGATGAATCgattgaattattaagtGAGTTTGTAAATAACTACTTTGtaaattcatcaaatacTGAAAATGATTCCCAAGAAAATGGAATGGGTAATAATGAATTGaacaatttaaaaaataatcaaaatgatTTCTTGATATCCGAAGAATCGAATATTTTAAACGGCTTAAAACCTCAAGGCTATACAAGTTTATCTAACCAAGTGTTGGATAATTCAGATTCTTCATGCTCGTTTGAAATGGAAGTTGATCCAGATTTGTTTGACGTAACTTCTAAAGTGAATGGAAATAGCTCATGCAAAATTGTTTTAAACCAAGATTCATCAGTTGAGAATAAGTTTATCGAGGAAGGAATTATTGAAACTTGTGATAAGGATATAAATTTAACGGCAATTGAGCcaaaaactattaaaattgattGTGTCGAGGACTCAAACATGAGTGAGATTGAAACAATTGAAACAAAGTATAGCTtgttaaaagaaaaatactTGTTTCTTGttcaaaaaaatgaatatttattatctaGATTAGAATATTACGAGGATTTTAATTTGCTTTCCAAAAGAATTACAAGAGACAATCAAAGCctaaaaaagaataattttgaacTATTTAGTAATTTACCAAACAATATTGATTTAAGCAGTTCCTTTCTAGAAAATTTTGGCAATCTCATACTAAATAATGATTGGGTTTTATTTGAGGATAACCTCATTCAAATGGGTGttaaatttcaattttcgGAAAATATTGGTAGTTTTAGTTTGTATTTAGGAAACAAACTCCCGAACAGACTAGAAGATTTCACAATAACATTCGACTATTCTTATATACATCCTAGGACTTTATCaattataaagaaaaatgaaatagaGTATCCAAGTTATGTTTCAGGAAAACAACAAATATGCCTAATTTTTAACGTAGAATGCAACGATGTATATTTTGGAGTTCCAACAGTGATAGTCAAATTCTTGTTGGCGGATAATACTCCTAAAGTGATAGAAATCCCATTTCCACTATTGGTGAGCAAATTTTCGTATGAGGAAGAACAATATTCAAATGATTTCATCTCAAATCTCTGGCATTCAGAAGTATATTTAATGTCTCAAGCGTCTACAGAAATAAATACTAGGTCTTCTATAAATCGAATATCAGATGTAGTAAATAAATGCAAGCTAAACGAATCTTTCTATTTATTGATTGAAAAcgaaaataatgaagaaacagacaaaataatttatttacatGGAAATGTATTAAACCGCAAAGTAATCATTCAAATTCGTGAGTCCACCCCAAACAGCTATATTTTGCGTGTAAGATCAGATTCTGGAATTCTTTCTAATTCGATTCTTTCCATAGTgatattccaaataaaagATGATACTTTTTAA